GGGGCCTGCCTCGTCTGCCACGACCCGCACAGCGGCTACGGGACCGCCCACCTGCGCGACGATCAGGCGCTGCTCTGCGGCACGTGCCACGCCACGGGCGGCGGCGCAACGGCGTCGGCGTGCAATGCGCGCGGAAAGAACTGCTCCGACTGCCACGACCCGCACCAGTCCGACGCGCGCTACCTGCTCAAGGGTCCGAAGTACACGCTCCTGCGCGACACAGACGCGGGCCGCTAGCGGAGGTGCCGGGGCTGCCGGCCCGAGGGCGCCCCGGAGAAGAGGTACCCGCACGCGATGGAACGGATCCTGGCGGTATTCGCGCACCCGGACGACGAGGTCTCCTGCGTGGGCACGCTCGCCAACCACGCGGACGCCGGCGATCAGGTGCGGCTGCTCTGGCTCACGCGGGGCGAGAGCACGACCGTGCTGGCCATGGACCGCGAGGCGAAGATCCGCGAGCGCGCGCGGCAGGCCGAGCGCGTCGGGACGCTGCTCGGCGCGGCGACCGGGTTTCTCGATTTCCCGGACGCCGGTGTCGTCCACACCCGTGAGAACGCGCTCGCGGTCGCCGAGGTCATCCGCGCCTGGAAGCCGACGATCGTCGTGACCTGGAACCTCCACCGCGCCGTCGGCGCCGGCCACCCCGATCACCGCAACACGCACGCGAT
This region of bacterium genomic DNA includes:
- a CDS encoding PIG-L deacetylase family protein; the encoded protein is MERILAVFAHPDDEVSCVGTLANHADAGDQVRLLWLTRGESTTVLAMDREAKIRERARQAERVGTLLGAATGFLDFPDAGVVHTRENALAVAEVIRAWKPTIVVTWNLHRAVGAGHPDHRNTHAIVLDAVSYARIPLAAGQEVQREHVSIYLTHEERGGRPLRLIDVSAQEERIRAFFGIYKGMYGAWPVEELVFARLISQGRAAGCRLAEAFEVVQLGKADRLLI